Proteins encoded in a region of the Leopardus geoffroyi isolate Oge1 chromosome E2, O.geoffroyi_Oge1_pat1.0, whole genome shotgun sequence genome:
- the ORC6 gene encoding origin recognition complex subunit 6 isoform X3, protein MCLDLAASCMKCPLDRVYLIKLSGLNKKMYQSRLKSFECLLGLNSNIGIRDLAVQFSCTEAVNMASKILQSYESSLPQTQQLDLDLSRPLFTTAALLSACKVLKLKVDKNKMVATSGVKKAIFDRLCKQLEKIGQQADREAGDSATPPQKKKKTMVEPPAKETEKVVDRPHKLQKDEDLTQDYEEWKRKILENAAKAQKVVAE, encoded by the exons ATGTGCCTGGATCTTGCAGCTTCCTGTATGAAGTGCCCCTTGGACAGG gtttatttaattAAACTTTCTGGTTTGAACAAGAAGATGTATCAGAGCCGTCTTAAATCTTTTGAGTGTTTACTGGGCCTGAATTCAAATATTGGAATAAGAGACCTAGCTGTACAATTTAGCTGTACAGAAGCAGTGAACATGGCTTCAAAGATATTGCAAAG CTATGAGTCCAGTCTTCCACAAACACAGCAGTTGGATCTCGACTTATCCAGGCCACTTTTCACCACTGCTGCACTACTTTCAGCATGCAA GGTGTTAAAGCTAAAggtggataaaaataaaatggtagccACATCTGGTGTGAAAAAAGCCATATTTGATCGACTGTGTAAACAATTAGAGAAGATTGGGCAGCAGGCTGACA GAGAAGCTGGAGATTCAGCTACTCcaccacagaagaaaaagaagacaatggTTGAACCTCCAGCAAAAG aaacagagaaggtAGTAGACAGACCACATAAACTGCAGAAAGATGAAGATCTGACACAGGATTAtgaagaatggaaaaggaaaattttggaaaatgctgCCAAAGCACAAAAGGTTGTAGCAGAGTGA